A window from Triticum aestivum cultivar Chinese Spring chromosome 6D, IWGSC CS RefSeq v2.1, whole genome shotgun sequence encodes these proteins:
- the LOC123142210 gene encoding cytochrome P450 714C2 has product MELAAALLVTTHGALAAAVVLALATFLYFLYAAWLAPSATRRRLRGSGFGGPAPSFPLGNLPEIAASLAESNGTLPAGAGVTSDIHGAVFPYFARWRAAFGKVFVYWLGAEPFLYVADPEFLKSATAGAMGRLWGKPDVFRRDRMPMFGRGLVMAEGDDWARHRHIIAPAFSATNLNDMIGVMEETTAKMLGDWSEAVAAAGRSAGAVVDVERGVVRNAAEIIARASFGIGDEGGARVFEKLQAMQTMLFRSNRLVGVPLARLLHLRKTYDAWKLGREIDALLLDIIDSRRGRQHDAGGQEKKNKDLLSLLLAGNDETGEAAGKKRLMTSRELVDECKTFFFGGHETTALAVSWTLLMLAAHPEWQRALRDELREVTTDGPLDAAALGKLTKMGWVLSEVLRLYPPSPNVQRQALHDVAVDGAGTTIPRGTNMWVDVVAMHHDEALWGPDANEFRPERFAAGAQGGCRHRMGYLPFGFGGRICVGRNLTGMEYRVVVAMVLRRFQLAVAPEYRHAPRVMLSLRPSDGVQLLLTPLHQHTK; this is encoded by the exons ATGGAGCTCGCAGCGGCTCTCCTGGTGACGACGCACGGCGCGCTGGCGGCGGCGGTCGTGCTGGCCCTTGCCACCTTCCTCTACTTCCTCTACGCGGCGTGGCTCGCGCCGTCGGCCACACGGCGCCGGCTCCGCGGGTCCGGCTTCGGCGGCCCGGCCCCGTCCTTCCCGCTCGGCAACCTCCCCGAGATCGCGGCCTCGCTGGCTGAGAGCAACGGCACGTTACCGGCGGGGGCGGGGGTGACCAGCGACATCCACGGGGCCGTCTTCCCGTACTTCGCGCGGTGGCGCGCGGCGTTCGGCAAGGTGTTCGTGTACTGGCTGGGCGCGGAGCCGTTCCTGTACGTGGCCGACCCGGAGTTCCTCAAGTCCGCCACCGCCGGCGCCATGGGCCGGCTGTGGGGCAAGCCCGACGTGTTCCGCCGCGACCGCATGCCCATGTTCGGCCGCGGGCTCGTCATGGCCGAGGGCGACGACTGGGCCCGCCACCGCCACATCATCGCGCCCGCCTTCTCCGCCACCAACCTCAAC GACATGATCGGCGTGATGGAGGAGACGACGGCGAAGATGCTGGGGGACTGgagcgaggcggtggcggcggcgggccggAGCGCGGGGGCGGTGGTCGACGTGGAGCGGGGCGTGGTGAGGAACGCGGCGGAGATCATCGCCAGGGCCAGCTTCGGcatcggcgacgagggcggcgcgcGGGTGTTCGAGAAGCTGCAGGCCATGCAGACGATGCTGTTCCGCTCCAACCGCCTCGTCGGGGTGCCGCTGGCCAGGCTGCTCCACCTCCGCAAGACCTACGACGCGTGGAAGCTCGGCCGCGAGATCGACGCGCTGCTGCTCGACATCATCGACTCTCGCCGCGGCCGCCAACACGACGCCGGCGGtcaggagaagaagaacaaggaccTGCTGTCGCTGCTGCTGGCCGGGAACGACGAGACGGGGGAAGCAGCAGGGAAAAAGAGGCTGATGACGAGCCGGGAGCTGGTGGACGAGTGCAAGACCTTCTTCTTCGGCGGGCACGAGACGACGGCGCTGGCCGTGTCCTGGACGCTGCTCATGCTCGCGGCGCACCCGGAGTGGCAGCGCGCGCTCCGGGACGAGCTCCGCGAGGTCACCACCGACGGCCCCCTCGACGCCGCCGCGCTAGGCAAGCTCACCAAGATGGGGTGGGTCCTCAGCGAGGTGCTCCGCCTCTACCCGCCGTCCCCGAACGTGCAGCGGCAGGCCCTGCACGATGTCGCTGTGGACGGCGCCGGCACGACCATCCCGCGGGGCACCAACATGTGGGTGGACGTGGTGGCCATGCACCACGACGAGGCGCTGTGGGGCCCCGACGCGAACGAGTTCCGGCCGGAGCGGTTCGCGGCGGGCGCGCAGGGCGGCTGCCGGCACCGGATGGGGTACCTGCCGTTCGGGTTCGGCGGGCGGATCTGCGTGGGAAGGAACCTGACCGGGATGGAGTACCGGGTGGTGGTGGCCATGGTGCTGCGGCGGTTCCAGCTGGCCGTGGCGCCCGAGTACCGGCACGCGCCGCGTGTCATGCTCTCGCTCCGGCCGTCCGACGGCGTTCAGCTCCTCCTCACGCCGCTGCACCAACACACCAAATAG